In the genome of Colletotrichum lupini chromosome 8, complete sequence, one region contains:
- a CDS encoding CMGC protein kinase produces the protein MANTDRTAEAQQATDITAWLTPSLPRLEKLVVIKNDAQLKRQIRSRVWNKAVKSPIASDHNHYFWPRKLFEHLFDEETVYVIVRHVFGQSSLTKVHNKIQFDHFCREWTRRILGLNGAPEKYRLIFAILVLMQQASSIQNFVDAGFSDEKLPLAQHEIRMYQHQRYNQPNLPFGEWDTLDGDNFYILQCRLFVRYIAQSPSKGEVSHYEFEDAHILPWVKIPNPVSIFASDGSTTMNLSGGFGEVKQIVIHAWQHGFQKSLKKISAAPGCFALKRLYISDKSEFDEEVLQLKRFGGRHEHIVTLLATFSRHTNNGLEYSLLFPWAECDLLDFWKRNTALKRNHRFFLWTVGQIRGITDALSFIHDPKDENLRHPNGQPLYGRHGDIKPENVLWFKSEGLGKLVLSDLGLTRTHRQESRSNRPGENIPLSPNYRPPECDMEGVKGRISRSFDIWTLGCLILEFMVWVLDGWEGYEKFRERRMSPYITSHDTPIYFEILRVAGEQYAFNIKESVTKEFDRLRGHQSCSQFINELLTLVQTQLLIVQSKDLKRITSEDLLKSLRKMERRCEAEAEAKAYCLTPFSSNVKVPAISPAHARLNEMAKKHIANIPVDDNRIIKGFSGKTRPALGT, from the exons ATGGCTAACACAGACAGAACTGCTGAAGCTCAACAAGCGACCGACATCACAGCATGGCTGACACCTTCCTTACCCCGGTTAGAAAAGCTTGTCGTCATCAAGAACGACGCTCAGTTGAAGCGACAAATTAGAAGCAGAGTCTGGAACAAAGCGGTCAAGTCGCCCATCGCATCGGACCATAATCATTACTTCTGGCCAAGAAAGCTTTTCGAGCACTTGTTCGATGAAGAAACCGTTTATGTCATTGTCCGGCATGTTTTCGGACAAAGTTCACTCACCAAGGTACATAACAAGATTCAATTCGACCATTTCTGTCGAGAATGGACTCGCCGAATTCTTGGGCTGAATGGAGCTCCTGAAAAGTACCGTCTCATCTTTGCGATCCTTGTCCTAATGCAGCAAGCTTCTTCCATCCAGAATTTTGTCGACGCGGGCTTCAGTGATGAAAAGTTACCTCTAGCCCAACACGAAATTCGAATGTATCAACATCAGAGATATAACCAACCCAATCTGCCTTTTGGTGAATGGGACACTCTCGATGGGGACAATTTTTATATCTTACAGTGTCGTCTGTTTGTCCGTTACATTGCACAATCTCCGAGCAAGGGCGAAGTGTCTCACTACGAGTTCGAGGATGCTCACATACTCCCGTGGGTCAAAATACCCAACCCTGTCTCCATCTTTGCATCGGATGGTTCGACTACGATGAACTTGAGTGGTGGCTTCGGAGAGGTGAAGCAAATTGTCATCCACGCCTGGCAGCATGGGTTTCAAAAAAGCCTCAAGAAG ATTTCAGCCGCACCGGGATGCTTTGCTCTCAAAAGACTGTACATCTCAGACAAGAGTGAATTCGACGAAGAAGTTCTGCAGTTGAAGCGTTTCGGAGGAAGACATGAGCACATAGTTACACTCCTCGCCACATTCAGCCGTCACACCAACAACGGCCTTGAGTACTCTCTCTTATTCCCTTGGGCCGAATGCGATCTACTCGACTTTTGGAAGAGAAATACAGCACTTAAGAGGAATCATCGTTTCTTTCTTTGGACAGTGGGCCAAATTCGTGGCATCACAGATGCTTTGAGCTTCATTCACGATCCTAAAGACGAAAATCTACGACACCCTAACGGGCAGCCTCTCTATGGGCGACATGGCGATATAAAGCCTGAGAACGTTCTATGGTTCAAGTCCGAAGGCCTAGGCAAACTAGTACTCTCTGATCTTGGCCTTACACGCACACATAGGCAGGAAAGTCGTTCCAATCGACCTGGCGAAAACATCCCCCTCTCTCCAAATTACAGACCCCCCGAGTGCGATATGGAAGGAGTGAAAGGCCGCATCTCTCGGTCTTTCGACATATGGACTCTCGGATGCCTCATCCTCGAATTCATGGTCTGGGTCCTCGACGGGTGGGAGGGATATGAGAAGTTCAGGGAAAGGCGCATGTCTCCATACATCACTAGCCATGATACGCCTATCTATTTCGAAATCTTGCGAGTTGCCGGGGAACAGTATGCTTTCAATATCAAGGAGAGTGTAACAAAG GAATTCGACCGATTGCGTGGACACCAATCCTGCTCCCAATTCATCAACGAATTGCTCACCTTGGTTCAAACCCAACTCCTAATTGTTCAATCTAAGGATCTGAAACGAATTACCAGCGAAGACCTATTGAAATCTTTGAGAAAGATGGAGCGCAGGTGcgaggccgaggccgaggccaAGGCCTACTGCCTGACGCCATTTTCTTCAAATGTTAAAGTTCCGGCCATTTCACCTGCCCACGCACGTCTGAATGAAATGGCTAAGAAGCACATCGCCAATATTCCAGTCGACGACAATCGGATCATCAAGGGTTTTAGTGGTAAGACAAGACCGGCTCTTGGTACCTAG
- a CDS encoding protein kinase, producing MRLSLRYPGISPINVSWRNQQGGRNAIIFRYIIGRSQFSLAAPHSLSKQNLQSTQDMRSEIKETTASMIIIEYERGTEPLAIVMYQTPRTAKAGHAAHSAGVLAATCVRTCLAAFILRIQLNWFPVIQSEVLEEETSNKAHYRKRSFDNKYYMNPDDEFPVHSKAHKPFDSIGSLAMNRPIEHDSAIATDQTQYLKETCTMKLPFRLSIGNANDVLSPSIPTTRLEETGQNLSLTNSRTPTGYRRLNIEDDDISIHTQDDRGYAAAEKVLRRKATIEACHRIVEPAESDFEQIGSQFLLTAPRPAGLSAVTAMARDVSMSLEYYAGIFQGPQWLPVNQLYRIVTEYSVVEALKECVTDVKLSESELEKYSKAVCPTNSLHGGVGSRSMFAILAVLRKVNEIRQFIDLGLSDNDLPFRADPIHSRPDGQLFPKNHTVDHQNLGQTFGRNWDLKDWAAFSKYQTAMRSPFFAIDLSERDRIIPHYELDAETVLPFIEASPVPSSNITYHSMVQRVQIHLHHYTMHKVPGHTRQPAGIEEVSLQLGTCVEENPYFAVKELLPEYGDRQSNEINFREEVRALAKTVGLSSHDHVIKLLATWRRGDKWSMLFPWAKSNLKNYWNQNPPQRSPGFVQWILSQCRGLAEGLQKIHRSPSEHAKDFGIHEDIKPENILLFDSQSKAYGILVISDFGYTRFHGRSTRSNTLIVGTSPTYKAPEADLGKTIARSYDMWSFGCVLLEFITWYLRGPAGIRDFIDRRNEDDERLIPGCSLDKFFNINREDGLKDKPEVKGSVLNWISELGLDTHCSDYLKELLALIVTELLQPDPKSRGKCDKVAESLRRLEQSCRSGSLEFLTDRSAGTPSMLSTPVTPLSNDSWNDLVNDGFRSDRESTDMIHRSRDRSDTTISKIDSRLGIGEGSFRHIISIKQFVQQSRF from the exons ATGAGGCTGAGCCTGAGATATCCTGGAATCAGTCCTATCAACGTATCTTGGCGTAATCAACAAGGCGGTCG CAATGCCATCATTTTCCGTTACATTATTGGCAGGTCTCAATTCAGCTTAGCAGCGCCTCATTCCCTTTCCAAACAGAATCTCCAAA GTACCCAAGACATGAGAAGCGAGATAAAGGAGACAACGGCGTCCATGATCATTATAGAGTACGAAAGAGGCACTGAGCCATTG GCCATAGTTATGTACCAGACACCACGAACAGCTAAAGCTGGTCACGCAGCGCACTCGGCTGGCGTCCTGGCTGCTACCTGTGTCCGCACCTGCCTAGCTG CCTTTATTTTGAGAATTCAACTGAACTGGTTCCCTGTAATACAGTCTGAAGTTTTGGAGGAAGAGACAAGTAATAAGGCT CACTACCGAAAGCGATCTTTCGACAACAAATACTACATGAATCCAGATGACGAATTTCCTGTACATTCAAAAGCACATAAACCATTTGATAGCATCGGATCGCTCGCTATGAACAGGCCAATAGAACATGATAGTGCTATCGCCACTGATCAGACGCAGTATTTGAAAGAGACTTGCACTATG AAACTTCCCTTCAGACTTTCTATCGGAAACGCGAACGACGTTTTATCCCCGTCCATTCCTACAACGAGACTGGAGGAGACCGGACAAAACTTATCCTTGACAAACTCCAGAACACCCACAGGATACCGAAGATTGAATATTGAGGACGATGATATCAGTATTCATACACAAGATGACCGAGGATACGCGGCTGCAGAGAAGGTTCTCAGAAGAAAGGCCACCATTGAAGCATGCCACAGAATTGTCGAACCCGCTGAGTCGGACTTTGAGCAAATAGGTTCTCAGTTTCTACTTACAGCCCCCCGCCCAGCAGGTCTATCTGCAGTCACTGCAATGGCACGAGATGTATCCATGTCGCTGGAGTACTACGCCGGAATATTCCAGGGACCGCAATGGTTACCAGTCAATCAGCTGTACAGAATCGTTACTGAATATTCTGTTGTCGAAGCATTGAAGGAATGCGTTACAGATGTGAAACTTTCTGAGAGCGAACTTGAGAAATATTCGAAAGCTGTCTGCCCTACCAACAGCCTCCACGGGGGCGTTGGTTCTCGAAGCATGTTTGCCATCCTCGCGGTCTTGAGAAAGGTTAATGAAATTCGACAATTCATTGACCTCGGGCTCTCTGATAATGACCTGCCATTCAGGGCAGACCCAATTCATTCTAGACCGGATGGCCAGCTATTTCCAAAAAATCATACTGTCGATCATCAAAATCTGGGACAAACGTTCGGACGCAATTGGGATCTCAAAGACTGGGCCGCATTCTCAAAATATCAAACGGCGATGCGATCACCGTTTTTTGCGATTGATCTCAGCGAGAGGGACAGGATTATTCCTCATTATGAATTGGATGCCGAGACAGTGCTTCCCTTCATTGAGGCGTCCCCTGTCCCATCGTCTAACATCACGTACCACAGCATGGTGCAGCGAGTACAAATTCACCTGCATCATTATACGATGCACAAGGTGCCGGGTCACACCCGTCAACCAGCAGGCATCGAAGAAGTCTCTCTTCAGTTGGGTACATGTGTTGAGGAGAATCCATATTTTGCAGTCAAAGAACTTCTTCCCGAATATGGCGACCGACAAAGCAATGAGATCAACTTCCGCGAAGAGGTACGAGCTTTGGCCAAGACTGTTGGTTTATCAAGCCATGACCATGTCATTAAACTCCTCGCAACTTGGAGAAGAGGTGACAAGTGGAGTATGCTCTTCCCCTGGGCTAAGAGCAATCTCAAAAACTACTGGAATCAAAATCCTCCCCAGAGATCCCCGGGTTTTGTTCAATGGATATTATCCCAATGTCGAGGCCTTGCAGAAGGTCTTCAGAAGATTCATAGAAGTCCATCAGAGCACGCCAAAGACTTCGGCATTCATGAAGACATAAAACCTGAGAACATTCTTCTTTTCGACAGCCAGTCAAAAGCCTATGGCATTCTAGTCATCAGTGACTTTGGCTATACTCGTTTCCACGGCAGAAGTACTCGGTCAAACACCCTGATAGTAGGTACAAGCCCAACTTACAAAGCACCAGAGGCCGACCTTGGAAAGACTATTGCAAGGTCATACGATATGTGGTCATTTGGTTGTGTGTTACTAGAGTTCATTACCTGGTATTTAAGAGGGCCGGCAGGTATTCGAGATTTCATCGACCGCCGGAATGAGGACGATGAGAGACTGATACCCGGTTGCTCTTTGGACAAATTCTTCAATATCAACAGAGAAGATGGTTTGAAAGACAAGCCAGAAGTCAAAGGCTCAGTTCTGAAC TGGATCTCTGAATTAGGGTTAGACACACACTGTAGTGACTACCTCAAAGAGCTCTTAGCCCTCATAGTCACAGAGCTCCTACAACCTGACCCGAAGAGTCGAGGAAAGTGCGATAAGGTAGCCGAGAGTCTTAGGAGATTGGAACAAAGTTGCAGGTCCGGAAGCCTCGAGTTTCTCACGGATCGAAGTGCCGGAACACCGAGTATGCTGTCTACACCAGTCACACCATTGTCTAATGATTCATGGAATGATTTGGTGAATGATGGTTTTC GTAGTGATCGCGAATCAACCGACA